The proteins below come from a single Cupriavidus pauculus genomic window:
- the hydA gene encoding dihydropyrimidinase, translating to MSADNNLDLVIRNADVVTASDRFRCDIGVRGGKIVALGHGLPAARQDVDATGLLALPGGVDGHCHLDQPMPDGLRMADDFFTGTRAAVCGGTTTVIPFAAQEKGHSLKAAVADYHRRADGRAVIDYAFHLIVADPTPTVLQDELPSLIRQGYSSFKVYMTYDDLKLSDREMLEVLDVARQNGALVMVHAENADCISWLTDKLVGEGRIAPRFHGLARPAVVEREATHRAISFAELVDVPILIVHVSGKEAIEQIRWAQGRGLKILAETCPQYLYLTAEDMGLPGDDGYEGAKCVCSPPPRDPENQAAVWRALANGVFSVFSSDHAPFRYDDPQGKKLGGTAQSFDHIPNGVPGIETRLPLLFDGVRRGKLSLHQFVELTAYRPAKLYGLYPRKGTIAIGADADIVLWDPARKVRIANENLHHAVDYTPYEGIEVTGWPMTTFSRGEMIVRNGEYLEPSAGRGKFLEAGQPEI from the coding sequence GGCGTGCGCGGCGGCAAGATCGTGGCGCTGGGCCATGGGCTGCCCGCCGCGCGGCAGGACGTCGATGCCACGGGGCTGCTCGCGCTGCCCGGCGGCGTCGATGGCCATTGCCATCTGGACCAGCCGATGCCCGACGGCCTGCGCATGGCCGACGACTTTTTCACGGGCACGCGCGCGGCCGTGTGCGGCGGCACGACCACCGTGATCCCGTTTGCCGCGCAGGAGAAAGGCCACTCGCTCAAGGCCGCGGTGGCCGACTACCATCGCCGCGCCGACGGCCGCGCGGTCATCGATTACGCGTTTCACCTGATCGTTGCCGATCCCACCCCCACCGTGCTGCAGGATGAACTGCCGTCGCTGATCCGGCAGGGCTATAGCTCGTTCAAGGTCTACATGACCTACGACGACCTCAAGCTGTCGGACCGCGAGATGCTGGAAGTGCTGGACGTGGCGCGCCAGAACGGCGCGCTGGTCATGGTGCATGCCGAGAACGCGGACTGTATCTCGTGGCTCACCGACAAGCTGGTCGGCGAGGGCCGCATCGCGCCGCGCTTTCACGGGCTAGCCCGGCCCGCCGTGGTCGAACGCGAGGCCACGCATCGCGCGATCTCGTTCGCCGAACTGGTCGATGTGCCGATCCTGATCGTGCATGTGTCGGGCAAGGAGGCCATCGAGCAGATCCGCTGGGCGCAGGGCCGCGGGCTGAAGATCCTCGCGGAGACCTGCCCGCAATACCTGTATCTGACGGCGGAGGACATGGGGCTGCCGGGCGACGATGGCTATGAAGGGGCCAAGTGTGTCTGCAGCCCGCCGCCGCGAGACCCGGAGAACCAGGCCGCGGTCTGGCGTGCGCTGGCCAATGGCGTGTTCAGCGTGTTCTCGTCGGACCATGCACCTTTCCGCTACGACGATCCGCAGGGGAAGAAACTCGGCGGCACCGCGCAGTCGTTCGACCATATTCCCAACGGTGTGCCGGGCATCGAGACGCGCCTGCCGTTGCTGTTCGATGGCGTGCGGCGCGGCAAGCTGTCGCTGCACCAGTTCGTGGAACTGACCGCGTACCGGCCCGCGAAGCTCTATGGGCTGTACCCGCGCAAGGGCACGATCGCCATCGGCGCCGATGCGGACATCGTGCTGTGGGATCCCGCGCGCAAGGTGCGCATCGCCAACGAGAACCTCCATCACGCGGTGGACTATACGCCGTACGAGGGGATCGAGGTCACCGGCTGGCCGATGACCACGTTCTCGCGCGGGGAGATGATCGTGCGCAATGGCGAATATCTGGAACCGTCCGCCGGTCGCGGCAAATTCCTCGAGGCCGGACAGCCGGAAATCTGA
- a CDS encoding aspartate/glutamate racemase family protein, with amino-acid sequence MNLLIVNPNISTSVTDLIHAEAQRTASPDTRITMATASFGVAYIETRFEALVGGYATACAAAEHAGTFDGLIVAAFGDPGLAGLKELFDVPVVGMTEAALASACLLGQRFSIIAISHRIQSWYRECVAANGLASRLASIRSLQTPLRDIGSVQQDHAARLEALSLQAVREDGADVIIVAGAPLAGLARSLQGKIPVPVVDGVSSAVRHCESLVALRPGTAREGSFSAPPQKANTGLHPAVARLLGPEHRP; translated from the coding sequence ATGAACCTTCTGATCGTCAATCCGAATATCAGCACGTCGGTGACCGACCTGATCCACGCGGAAGCGCAGCGGACGGCGTCGCCCGATACCCGCATCACGATGGCTACCGCCAGCTTCGGCGTGGCCTATATCGAGACGCGCTTCGAAGCGCTGGTCGGCGGCTACGCCACGGCCTGCGCCGCCGCCGAACACGCGGGCACATTCGACGGCCTGATCGTGGCCGCCTTCGGCGACCCGGGTCTGGCCGGGCTCAAGGAACTGTTCGACGTCCCCGTCGTGGGCATGACCGAAGCCGCGCTGGCGAGCGCCTGCCTGCTGGGGCAACGCTTCTCGATCATCGCCATCTCCCACCGCATCCAGTCGTGGTACCGCGAATGCGTGGCGGCCAACGGACTCGCATCGCGGCTGGCGAGCATTCGATCGCTGCAGACACCGCTGCGCGACATCGGCAGCGTGCAGCAAGACCACGCCGCACGCCTGGAAGCGCTGAGCCTGCAGGCCGTACGCGAAGACGGCGCCGACGTCATCATCGTGGCAGGCGCCCCGCTGGCGGGGCTGGCGCGTTCGTTACAGGGGAAGATTCCGGTGCCGGTGGTGGACGGGGTCAGCAGCGCGGTGCGTCACTGCGAGTCGCTGGTGGCGCTACGGCCCGGCACGGCCCGCGAAGGCAGTTTCTCCGCGCCGCCGCAGAAGGCGAATACGGGCTTGCATCCGGCGGTGGCACGACTGCTTGGACCTGAGCATCGGCCATAG
- a CDS encoding zinc-dependent alcohol dehydrogenase: protein MKALCWHGKHDIRCDNVPDPKIEHPRDAIIRTTSCAICGSDLHLYDGFVPGMEKGDVMGHEFMGEVVEVGSENKRLRVGDRVVVPFTIICGECDQCRRGNFSVCERTNRNKATGDKVFGHSTAGLFGYTHLTGGYAGGQAEYVRVPYADVAPVKIPDGVSDESVLFLGDILPTGWQAAAQCDIQPDDVVAIWGAGPVGQFAILSAKLMGAQRVIAIDRVPERLAMAESLGATPLNFDTVNIVEALNEQTGGKGPDKCIDAVGLEAHATASLDSVYDRVKQAVMLESDRPHVLREMIYCCRPAGILSIPGVYGGFVDKIPMGALMNKGLTVRTGQTHVNRWTDDLLQRILSGEIDPTFVITHRIGIEQGPEMYKTFREKHDGCIKAVIKF from the coding sequence ATGAAAGCGCTCTGCTGGCACGGAAAACACGACATTCGCTGCGACAACGTTCCCGACCCCAAGATCGAGCATCCGCGAGACGCGATCATCAGAACGACCAGTTGCGCGATCTGCGGTTCGGATCTGCATCTCTATGACGGCTTTGTGCCGGGCATGGAGAAGGGTGACGTGATGGGTCACGAATTCATGGGCGAAGTGGTCGAGGTGGGCTCGGAGAACAAGCGTTTGCGGGTGGGAGACCGCGTGGTCGTGCCGTTCACGATCATCTGTGGGGAGTGCGATCAATGCCGGCGTGGCAACTTCTCGGTATGTGAGCGCACCAACCGCAACAAGGCAACCGGCGACAAGGTGTTCGGCCACAGTACCGCCGGGCTGTTCGGCTACACGCATCTGACCGGCGGCTATGCGGGCGGGCAGGCGGAGTATGTGCGCGTGCCGTATGCGGACGTCGCCCCCGTCAAGATTCCAGATGGCGTCAGCGACGAGTCGGTACTGTTCCTTGGCGATATCCTGCCCACCGGCTGGCAGGCGGCCGCGCAGTGCGATATCCAGCCGGACGACGTGGTGGCGATCTGGGGCGCGGGCCCCGTGGGTCAGTTCGCGATTCTCAGCGCGAAGCTGATGGGCGCGCAACGGGTCATCGCGATCGATCGCGTGCCGGAGCGGCTGGCCATGGCCGAGTCGCTGGGGGCAACGCCGCTCAATTTCGATACCGTGAATATCGTCGAGGCGTTGAACGAGCAGACTGGCGGCAAGGGCCCGGACAAGTGCATCGATGCGGTGGGTCTCGAAGCCCATGCGACGGCATCGCTGGACTCGGTCTACGACCGCGTGAAGCAGGCGGTCATGCTCGAGTCCGATCGCCCGCACGTGTTACGCGAAATGATCTACTGCTGCCGTCCCGCGGGCATCCTGTCGATTCCGGGCGTCTACGGTGGCTTCGTCGACAAGATTCCGATGGGTGCGCTGATGAACAAGGGCCTGACCGTTCGCACGGGGCAGACGCACGTCAACCGCTGGACCGACGATCTGCTTCAACGCATCCTGTCGGGCGAGATCGATCCGACGTTCGTCATCACGCACCGCATCGGCATCGAGCAGGGGCCGGAGATGTACAAGACGTTCCGGGAGAAGCACGACGGCTGCATCAAGGCGGTCATCAAGTTCTGA
- a CDS encoding FdhF/YdeP family oxidoreductase → MPNGNKLKEYKHASGGWGSLRAVAEVLVREHATLQGSRILMRQNKPDGHMCVSCSWAKPKDPHTFEFCENGAKATAWDLTDKRVDPDFFASHTVTELETWHDHELEEAGRVTSPMRWNAETDRYEPVDWDAAFEEIGRELRAIAPAAAALYTSGRASLETAYMYQLFARMYGTNNLPDSSNMCHESTSVALTAAIGVGVGTITLDDFEKTDLMFFFGQNVGTNSPRMLHQLQDARRRGVPIITFNPIREPGLVSFVNPQSPGEMLTPGATQISTQYHQVKAGGDLAAITGLCKALLEADTLSVGEGRGSLLDRDFIDRHTVGFQAFAQFVRRTDWAEIERESGLARAALEGAAAAYARANAVIAHFGMGLTQHRTGVENVRMVTNLLLLRGNIGKPGAGPSPVRGHSNVQGQRTVGITEKPELAPLDKLAAQYAFEPPREKGLDTVGMCRGIMDGDIRAVMQLGGNLVRSVPDRYAFEPAWRKLRLTVGITTKLNRSHLVHGAVSYILPCLSRIESDVRPHGPQAVSIEDSTGCMHGSRGSATPAGPDLRSEQQIVAGIARATLGEDTAVPWTDWENDYALIRDAIAETYPDIFHDFNARMWTPGGFHRPLPARDRQWKTKSGKAEFLAPESLCEDPDMQAMDATTLRLFTLRSDDQFNTTIYSLDDRFRGIKGTRMVVLMNPMDIDRLGLAAGQHVCLEAVADDGVERRVNGLEVVAFDLPAGCVAGYFPECNPLVPLWHHARESHVPAVKSIPVRIVEANPAYADPPIE, encoded by the coding sequence ATGCCGAACGGCAACAAGCTCAAAGAGTACAAGCATGCTTCGGGGGGCTGGGGCTCGCTGAGGGCCGTTGCCGAAGTCCTCGTGCGCGAGCATGCGACGCTGCAAGGCAGCCGCATTCTCATGCGCCAGAACAAACCCGACGGACATATGTGCGTCAGCTGTTCATGGGCAAAGCCGAAAGATCCGCATACGTTCGAGTTCTGCGAGAACGGCGCGAAGGCAACGGCGTGGGACCTGACGGACAAACGCGTCGATCCGGACTTCTTCGCGTCGCATACGGTCACGGAACTCGAAACATGGCATGACCACGAGCTCGAGGAAGCCGGCCGCGTCACGTCACCGATGCGATGGAACGCGGAGACCGACCGGTACGAACCGGTCGACTGGGACGCCGCGTTCGAGGAAATCGGACGCGAACTTCGCGCCATCGCGCCGGCCGCCGCCGCGCTCTATACGTCCGGCCGCGCGTCGCTGGAGACGGCTTACATGTACCAGCTGTTCGCACGGATGTACGGTACGAACAACCTGCCGGACAGCTCGAACATGTGCCACGAAAGTACGTCGGTCGCGCTGACGGCGGCGATCGGCGTCGGCGTGGGAACCATCACGCTCGACGACTTCGAGAAGACCGACCTGATGTTCTTCTTTGGGCAGAACGTCGGCACCAACAGCCCGCGGATGCTTCATCAGCTTCAGGATGCGCGCCGCCGCGGCGTGCCGATCATCACGTTCAATCCGATCCGTGAGCCCGGCCTCGTGAGTTTCGTCAACCCGCAGTCTCCGGGCGAGATGCTGACGCCGGGCGCCACGCAGATCAGTACGCAATACCATCAGGTGAAGGCAGGCGGCGATCTCGCCGCGATCACCGGCCTCTGCAAGGCACTGCTGGAGGCGGACACCCTCAGCGTGGGCGAAGGACGCGGCAGTCTGCTGGATCGGGACTTCATCGATCGGCATACCGTGGGCTTTCAGGCGTTTGCGCAGTTCGTCCGGCGTACCGATTGGGCGGAGATCGAGCGGGAAAGCGGCCTCGCGCGCGCCGCGCTCGAGGGCGCCGCGGCCGCATATGCCCGCGCCAACGCGGTCATCGCGCATTTCGGCATGGGGTTGACCCAGCATCGGACCGGTGTGGAGAACGTGCGCATGGTGACGAACCTCCTGCTCTTGCGCGGCAATATCGGCAAACCCGGTGCCGGGCCGTCGCCTGTGCGTGGCCATTCGAATGTCCAGGGGCAGCGAACCGTCGGCATTACCGAAAAGCCGGAACTCGCGCCCCTCGACAAGCTCGCCGCCCAATACGCATTCGAGCCACCAAGGGAAAAGGGATTGGACACTGTCGGCATGTGCCGCGGCATCATGGATGGAGACATCCGCGCCGTCATGCAGCTCGGCGGCAATCTCGTGCGCTCGGTACCCGACCGGTACGCGTTCGAACCCGCCTGGCGAAAGCTTCGCCTGACGGTCGGGATTACCACCAAACTCAATCGCAGCCACCTCGTGCACGGTGCCGTGTCTTATATCCTGCCCTGCCTCAGCCGCATCGAAAGCGACGTTCGGCCTCATGGGCCGCAAGCCGTTTCCATCGAAGACAGCACGGGCTGCATGCATGGCTCCCGCGGCAGCGCCACGCCCGCGGGCCCCGACCTGCGCTCCGAACAGCAGATCGTTGCGGGCATCGCGCGCGCGACGCTCGGCGAGGACACGGCGGTGCCATGGACCGATTGGGAGAACGACTACGCGCTGATCCGCGATGCCATCGCGGAGACCTATCCCGACATCTTTCATGACTTCAATGCGCGCATGTGGACGCCGGGCGGGTTTCACCGGCCACTTCCGGCGCGCGATCGGCAGTGGAAAACAAAAAGCGGAAAGGCCGAGTTCCTTGCGCCGGAATCCCTCTGCGAAGATCCCGACATGCAGGCGATGGATGCGACGACGCTTCGGCTGTTCACCCTGCGCAGCGATGACCAGTTCAATACGACGATCTATTCGCTCGATGACCGCTTTCGCGGCATCAAGGGGACGCGCATGGTCGTCCTCATGAACCCGATGGATATCGATCGCCTCGGCCTCGCGGCTGGCCAGCATGTTTGCCTGGAAGCGGTCGCGGACGATGGCGTCGAGCGGCGCGTGAATGGACTGGAGGTCGTGGCGTTCGATCTACCGGCGGGATGCGTTGCCGGTTATTTCCCCGAATGCAATCCGCTTGTTCCGCTATGGCATCACGCAAGGGAAAGCCATGTCCCCGCTGTGAAATCGATTCCCGTCAGGATAGTGGAAGCCAACCCGGCGTATGCGGATCCACCCATCGAATGA
- a CDS encoding class I SAM-dependent methyltransferase, protein MRATAPHIALYERMGERTTQPFALQVLEGLGPIAGRSVIDIAAGTGGLAVAAAERGAVVTATDIHPAMVQRAAERLRSFAGCHAQAEDCRALTMTDAQFDIAISMFGVLAFAHWRQGIAEMARVTRRGGQIALAMWTHGGDCSPAHVLRRIFHREFPQKTLWPSDLFPLFTEDALAASVTEAGVASVEVHVATAEWHPFSSADVVNECDPMFRSFPGYAALDADEAATLRASLEQAFQGYADDHGIIRLPTRAFILHGRKP, encoded by the coding sequence ATGCGCGCCACTGCCCCCCACATCGCCCTCTATGAACGTATGGGCGAGAGAACGACCCAGCCGTTTGCGCTGCAGGTCCTCGAAGGACTGGGACCGATTGCCGGTCGGTCCGTCATCGATATTGCCGCCGGCACCGGTGGGCTCGCCGTCGCCGCCGCGGAACGAGGCGCCGTCGTGACGGCGACCGATATCCATCCCGCGATGGTCCAACGCGCCGCGGAGCGGTTGCGATCGTTCGCCGGCTGTCATGCGCAGGCGGAAGACTGCCGGGCGCTGACGATGACCGATGCGCAGTTCGATATCGCGATATCCATGTTCGGCGTTCTGGCCTTTGCGCACTGGCGGCAGGGGATTGCCGAAATGGCGCGCGTCACCCGTCGTGGCGGCCAGATCGCGCTTGCCATGTGGACACACGGTGGCGACTGTTCACCCGCGCATGTCCTGCGACGCATATTCCATCGCGAATTTCCACAGAAGACGTTGTGGCCGTCAGACCTGTTTCCGCTGTTCACGGAGGATGCATTGGCCGCCAGCGTGACGGAGGCAGGCGTCGCGAGTGTCGAGGTTCACGTAGCAACGGCGGAATGGCATCCGTTCTCTTCCGCCGACGTGGTGAACGAATGCGACCCGATGTTCAGAAGCTTCCCCGGCTACGCCGCACTCGATGCTGACGAAGCGGCGACCCTGCGCGCGTCTCTCGAGCAGGCGTTCCAGGGCTATGCGGACGACCACGGCATTATCCGCCTGCCCACGCGCGCGTTCATCCTGCATGGCCGAAAACCGTGA
- a CDS encoding FAD-dependent oxidoreductase yields the protein MHIVVVGAGIAGVVTALTLAREGATVDIVDAAPTAAAGASFANAGLVSPGHCFSWAEPGVAGAALKSLLGLGEGISICPPWTPSMLRWATLFVREGTRDRWMANSQAALDLATYSRNLLFGEGVVPCEAYGGRQAGILYLYGENDQPGPYDEALLKSAGEPFERLDRAQLLACEPLLADASVKFARGVFCPNDGTGDAARYAAAALEQAVRLGVRVHFGERVRGFAVKGAAVTGVETDRGQYQADAVVVAAGLASRRLLASLDYALPIFPVTGYSISYHGARSSRPRVGAVSIPHKVAWASFGEETVRFTGFADIGVPGPGKVEARFQALEAFAHGVYPEIRDATAHRWVGQRPMTPDNLPFLGASRHANLWLNCGHGAMGWTMACGSARVVSDLVLGRDAAIDLAPYRWDRYGRLGRRATATNGSRSRMPQPIRARSRQP from the coding sequence ATGCATATCGTCGTTGTGGGAGCCGGCATCGCCGGTGTCGTCACCGCCCTGACCCTCGCCCGTGAGGGCGCCACCGTGGACATCGTCGATGCCGCGCCGACGGCAGCCGCCGGTGCGAGCTTCGCGAACGCCGGGCTCGTGTCCCCGGGCCACTGCTTCAGCTGGGCCGAGCCCGGCGTCGCCGGCGCCGCGCTGAAATCCCTCCTGGGCCTCGGAGAGGGCATCAGCATCTGCCCGCCATGGACGCCGTCCATGCTGCGCTGGGCGACGCTTTTCGTACGCGAAGGCACGCGCGACCGCTGGATGGCCAACTCGCAGGCAGCACTGGACCTGGCCACGTACTCCCGCAATCTGCTGTTCGGCGAAGGCGTCGTGCCATGCGAGGCCTATGGTGGGCGACAGGCCGGCATCCTCTACCTATATGGCGAGAACGACCAGCCCGGCCCCTATGACGAGGCACTGCTGAAGTCTGCCGGAGAACCCTTCGAGCGTCTGGACCGCGCCCAGTTACTCGCCTGCGAACCGCTGCTGGCCGACGCTTCGGTGAAGTTCGCACGAGGCGTGTTTTGTCCGAACGACGGTACCGGTGACGCCGCGCGCTACGCGGCGGCGGCCCTCGAGCAGGCGGTCCGTCTCGGGGTCAGGGTCCATTTTGGAGAGCGGGTGCGCGGGTTTGCCGTCAAGGGCGCCGCCGTCACCGGTGTGGAGACGGACCGGGGCCAATACCAGGCGGATGCGGTCGTGGTAGCGGCGGGACTGGCCTCGCGCCGGCTTCTGGCGTCGCTGGATTACGCGCTCCCCATCTTTCCCGTCACCGGCTACTCGATCTCGTATCACGGCGCCCGATCGTCGCGCCCGCGCGTGGGCGCCGTGTCGATACCTCACAAGGTCGCGTGGGCGTCCTTTGGTGAGGAGACCGTGCGGTTCACCGGCTTCGCCGACATCGGCGTTCCGGGGCCCGGCAAGGTGGAGGCACGGTTTCAGGCGCTGGAAGCCTTTGCACACGGGGTGTACCCCGAGATTCGGGATGCCACCGCGCATAGATGGGTGGGACAGCGGCCGATGACGCCCGACAACCTGCCGTTCCTGGGCGCGTCGCGGCACGCGAACCTCTGGCTCAACTGCGGTCACGGTGCGATGGGCTGGACGATGGCGTGCGGATCCGCGCGCGTCGTGAGTGACCTTGTTCTGGGGCGGGACGCGGCCATCGATCTGGCGCCTTACCGCTGGGACCGCTATGGTCGTCTCGGGCGGCGCGCAACGGCGACGAACGGCTCCCGGTCGCGGATGCCGCAGCCTATTCGGGCTCGATCCCGGCAGCCTTGA
- a CDS encoding helix-turn-helix domain-containing protein has product MNRKATRRGAAADLLDPATLGKRLRTARKQLGWTLVQVAERANVSITTISRAERGQLALGYENVAALAQALQLDIGTLFSDDYALPANHEGPVVTRAGEGVRYRGQSFTYEFLATAATGKPINPVLGTIHARSVNGPKDFAKHAGVEFVYVLSGEIEVHFEHGDKVHLGRGDSLYFDSRIGHAYITVSRQLARVIGVITTESQHMMLAKEEHAAGDV; this is encoded by the coding sequence ATGAACAGGAAGGCCACGCGCCGGGGAGCAGCGGCAGATCTCCTGGATCCGGCCACGCTAGGCAAGCGCCTGCGCACCGCCCGCAAGCAGCTTGGATGGACACTGGTGCAGGTGGCAGAACGCGCCAACGTGTCCATCACGACCATCTCCCGCGCCGAACGCGGCCAGCTCGCGCTCGGCTACGAGAACGTTGCCGCATTGGCGCAGGCATTGCAGCTCGACATCGGAACGCTGTTCTCCGACGACTACGCCTTGCCCGCCAACCATGAGGGTCCGGTCGTGACCCGCGCCGGCGAAGGCGTCCGCTACCGCGGGCAGTCGTTCACCTACGAGTTCCTGGCGACGGCCGCCACCGGCAAGCCCATCAATCCGGTACTTGGCACCATTCACGCACGGTCGGTGAATGGGCCCAAAGACTTTGCAAAGCACGCCGGCGTGGAGTTCGTGTACGTGCTGTCCGGCGAAATCGAAGTGCACTTCGAGCACGGCGACAAGGTTCATCTCGGACGCGGGGACTCCCTCTACTTCGACAGCCGGATTGGACATGCGTATATCACGGTGAGCAGACAGCTGGCCCGGGTCATCGGGGTCATCACGACAGAAAGCCAGCACATGATGCTGGCCAAAGAGGAACACGCCGCAGGCGATGTCTGA
- a CDS encoding helix-turn-helix domain-containing protein gives MPHTLSHASLPSAAESAIARESSRNLAVVLDSKAETQQFDFRNARGEVQQVTLPTTALKLLVDVLAEIGNGNAVSIIPIHAELTTQEAADLLNVSRPYLVQLLEKNEIPFRKVNTHRRVLYKDVVAYKERIDGERRKALDELAAQAQDLDMGY, from the coding sequence ATGCCGCATACCCTTTCTCATGCATCGCTGCCGTCGGCAGCCGAGAGCGCTATCGCGCGCGAGTCATCGCGCAATCTGGCCGTCGTTCTGGACAGCAAGGCAGAGACGCAACAGTTCGACTTCAGAAACGCCCGCGGCGAGGTGCAGCAGGTCACCCTGCCCACCACGGCACTGAAGCTTCTGGTCGATGTGCTCGCAGAGATTGGAAATGGCAACGCCGTGTCGATCATTCCCATTCACGCGGAACTCACAACACAGGAGGCGGCGGATCTCTTGAACGTCTCGCGCCCATACCTCGTGCAATTGCTCGAGAAGAACGAGATTCCGTTTCGCAAGGTCAACACGCATCGACGCGTCCTCTATAAGGACGTGGTGGCATACAAGGAACGGATCGACGGCGAGCGACGCAAGGCGCTCGATGAACTCGCGGCGCAGGCGCAAGACCTCGACATGGGATATTGA
- a CDS encoding class I SAM-dependent methyltransferase, which translates to MTERDTVFSGSIPKFYDTLLVPLIFEAYAADLAELVAASSPGSVLETAAGSGVVTRALAPKLDAGARYMVTDLNAPMLNYAATRQGADSRIEWRQADALHLPFDDGTFDAVCCQFGAMFFPDRCAGYTEARRVLKPRGRFIFNVWDRIEENVFADVVTQAVATVFPHDPPAFLARTPHGYHDIARIRDELHRAGFRDIEIQAHEKMSHADSARDVATAYCLGTPLRNDIEARDAGLLDLAIDRATKAIADRYGEGPVAGKIQALVIVAGG; encoded by the coding sequence ATGACTGAGCGCGACACGGTCTTTTCGGGGTCGATCCCGAAGTTCTACGACACGCTGCTGGTCCCGCTGATCTTCGAGGCCTATGCCGCCGATCTGGCCGAGCTGGTCGCGGCTTCCTCGCCCGGTTCGGTGCTCGAGACGGCGGCCGGTAGTGGCGTGGTCACGCGGGCGCTTGCGCCGAAGCTCGACGCTGGCGCGCGCTATATGGTCACCGATCTCAATGCGCCGATGCTCAACTACGCCGCGACACGGCAGGGTGCGGATAGCCGTATCGAATGGCGGCAGGCGGATGCGCTCCACCTGCCGTTCGACGATGGCACGTTCGATGCCGTCTGCTGCCAGTTCGGCGCCATGTTCTTTCCCGACCGGTGCGCCGGCTACACCGAAGCGCGTCGCGTGCTGAAGCCTCGCGGGCGCTTTATCTTCAACGTGTGGGACCGCATCGAGGAGAACGTCTTTGCCGACGTCGTCACCCAAGCCGTCGCCACGGTGTTTCCCCATGATCCGCCAGCATTCCTCGCCCGCACGCCACACGGCTATCACGATATCGCGCGGATCCGGGACGAGCTGCACCGTGCAGGGTTCCGCGATATCGAGATCCAGGCGCACGAGAAGATGAGCCACGCAGACTCGGCCCGCGACGTCGCCACGGCCTATTGCCTTGGCACGCCCCTGCGCAACGATATCGAGGCGCGCGATGCGGGCTTGCTCGACCTTGCGATCGACCGGGCGACGAAGGCGATTGCCGATCGGTATGGTGAAGGGCCGGTGGCAGGGAAGATTCAGGCGCTGGTGATCGTGGCTGGTGGATAG
- a CDS encoding histone deacetylase family protein → MTTTIVYTHAACLAHQPGPHHPESPERLKAVVGALQTPEFAALEWRDAPMGTVEQLQLIHDADYIDDIAQSAPARGYVPLDAGDTLMSPGSWEAVMRCVGAACAGVDAVMDGQARNVFCATRPCGHHAEPAKAMGFCIFNQAAIAAAYAYEVRRLARVAVVDFDVHHGNGTQAAFYNRPELFYASSHQSPFYPGTGARSETGVDHNIVNVPLPRGCDSAQFRAAISTLLLPALSAFAPDLLIVSAGFDAHRMDPLAGMNLEDDDFAWITRELMRIADDTCDGRIVSILEGGYSLDALATSTVAHVGALMQAEASSH, encoded by the coding sequence ATGACCACGACGATCGTCTATACCCATGCCGCCTGTCTCGCGCATCAGCCCGGCCCCCATCACCCGGAATCCCCCGAACGGCTGAAAGCCGTCGTGGGCGCGTTGCAGACACCGGAATTCGCCGCGCTGGAATGGCGCGATGCGCCGATGGGCACCGTCGAGCAGTTGCAGTTGATCCACGACGCGGACTATATCGACGATATCGCGCAAAGCGCGCCGGCGCGGGGCTATGTGCCGCTGGATGCCGGCGATACGCTGATGTCGCCGGGCTCGTGGGAGGCCGTCATGCGCTGCGTCGGAGCGGCCTGTGCGGGGGTCGATGCGGTCATGGACGGGCAGGCGCGCAACGTGTTCTGCGCGACGCGGCCGTGCGGTCATCACGCCGAACCGGCCAAGGCGATGGGCTTCTGCATTTTCAATCAGGCGGCCATCGCGGCCGCCTACGCTTACGAGGTGCGCAGGCTCGCGCGCGTGGCCGTGGTCGATTTCGACGTGCATCACGGCAATGGCACGCAGGCGGCCTTCTACAACCGCCCTGAACTGTTCTACGCGTCCAGTCACCAGTCGCCGTTCTATCCCGGTACGGGTGCGCGCTCCGAGACCGGCGTGGACCACAATATCGTCAATGTTCCCTTGCCGCGTGGCTGCGACTCGGCGCAGTTCCGTGCCGCGATCTCCACGCTGCTGCTTCCCGCGCTCAGCGCCTTCGCGCCCGATCTGCTCATTGTCTCCGCGGGCTTCGATGCGCACCGCATGGATCCCCTCGCGGGCATGAACCTCGAGGACGACGACTTCGCGTGGATCACTCGCGAACTGATGCGGATTGCCGACGACACCTGCGACGGCCGCATCGTGTCGATTCTGGAGGGCGGCTACAGCCTCGATGCATTGGCCACGAGCACCGTGGCGCATGTCGGCGCCCTGATGCAGGCGGAGGCATCATCCCATTGA